Proteins co-encoded in one Arachis hypogaea cultivar Tifrunner chromosome 11, arahy.Tifrunner.gnm2.J5K5, whole genome shotgun sequence genomic window:
- the LOC112721427 gene encoding uncharacterized protein, with product MPLVEFAYNNSFHASIGWLRMKPCMDRSANLHFVESTEEFCRLEKETIRIRSGRTRIPQGYTDNWDQKSNQDQEFESDLRKYTPDAAHVLEPESVELRENLTFQVMPVRIDDSSTKKLRGKEVQLVKVAWKRAGVEEHTWELESEMRKDYPKLFSGNRPRDWKLVYYDICSVKIDERVNFDERWSFEWFGMVWSVYGKKLWEL from the exons ATGCCATTGGTAGAGTTTGCGTATAACAAcagctttcatgcgagcattggatgGCTCCGTATGAAGCCTTGTATGGACAGAAGTGCCaatctccactttgttg AGTCGACAGAAGAGTTTTGCAGATTAGAGAAGGAAACCATTAGAATTCGAAGTGGGAGAACACGTATTCCACAAGGTTACACCGACAACTGGGATCAAAAGAGCAATCAAGACCAAGAATTTGAATCCGAT CTTCGCAAGTACACGCCGGATGCAGCCCATGTGTTGGAGCCTGAGTCGGTTGAGTTGAGGGAAAACTTAACCTTCCAAGTAATGCCAGTGAGGATTGACGACTCTAGTACAAAGAAGCTACGAGGAAAAGAAGTTCAGTTGGTTAAGGTTGCTTGGAAGAGAGCAGGAGTTGAAGAGCATACTTGGGAATTGGAGTCCGAGATGCGAAAGGATTATCCCAAGcttttctcag gtaatcggccaag GGATTGGAAGTTGGTTTATTATGATATTTGTAGTGTTAAGATTGATGAAAGG GTTAATTTTGATGAAAGGTGGAGTTTTGAATGGTTTGGTATGGTTTGGAGTGTGTATGGTAAGAAATTGTGGGAATtgtga